A part of Silurus meridionalis isolate SWU-2019-XX chromosome 18, ASM1480568v1, whole genome shotgun sequence genomic DNA contains:
- the LOC124401195 gene encoding microfibril-associated glycoprotein 4-like isoform X2 translates to MPLDCADIYNDSSRTSGVYMIYPAGPNSGRYAYCDMYTDGGKWIVFQRRMDGTVNFYRGWDQYKHGFGHAGGEYWLGLETIHLLTLKKNYELHVDLEDFQGNKVYAKYKSFGISPMAINAELDGYKLHVSEFEDGGAGDSLSYHSGSKFSTFDKDQDSYEGNCAVSYAGAYWYNSCYNSNLNGLYTWGEEAQIGCNWRSWKGFKSIKSISMMMRPVNLE, encoded by the exons ATG CCTCTAGACTGTGCAGACATTTATAACGACAGCTCTAGGACAAGTGGAGTTTACATGATCTACCCTGCCGGACCAAACTCTGGTCGCTATGCGTACTGCGACATGTACACTGATGGAGGAAAATGGATA GTGTTTCAGAGAAGAATGGATGGTACTGTGAACTTCTACAGAGGATGGGATCAGTATAAGCACGGCTTTGGGCACGCAGGTGGAGAATACTGGCTGG GACTTGAGACAATTCATCTACTTACCCTAAAGAAGAACTATGAGCTGCATGTAGATCTAGAGGACTTTCAAGGAAATAAGGTCTATGcaaaatacaaatcatttgGCATTTCTCCAATGGCTATAAATGCAGAACTGGATGGCTACAAGCTGCACGTGTCTGAATTTGAAGACGGCGGTGCAG GGGATTCCTTGTCCTACCACAGTGGATCAAAATTCTCAACCTTTGACAAAGATCAAGATTCATATGAAGGAAACTGTGCGGTCAGCTATGCAGGAGCATACTGGTACAACTCCTGCTACAACTCCAACCTTAATGGACTATATACGTGGGGAGAAGAAGCGCAAATCGGATGCAACTGGAGGTCTTGGAAAGGCTTTAAATCGATCAAAAGCATCTCAATGATGATGAGACCAGTGAATCTAGAATGA
- the LOC124401195 gene encoding microfibril-associated glycoprotein 4-like isoform X1 — MILLVILWISTGVQSKSLMFQPLDCADIYNDSSRTSGVYMIYPAGPNSGRYAYCDMYTDGGKWIVFQRRMDGTVNFYRGWDQYKHGFGHAGGEYWLGLETIHLLTLKKNYELHVDLEDFQGNKVYAKYKSFGISPMAINAELDGYKLHVSEFEDGGAGDSLSYHSGSKFSTFDKDQDSYEGNCAVSYAGAYWYNSCYNSNLNGLYTWGEEAQIGCNWRSWKGFKSIKSISMMMRPVNLE, encoded by the exons ATG ATCCTATTAGTAATTTTATGGATTAGTACGGGGGTTCAGTCTAAAAGTCTGATGTTCCAGCCTCTAGACTGTGCAGACATTTATAACGACAGCTCTAGGACAAGTGGAGTTTACATGATCTACCCTGCCGGACCAAACTCTGGTCGCTATGCGTACTGCGACATGTACACTGATGGAGGAAAATGGATA GTGTTTCAGAGAAGAATGGATGGTACTGTGAACTTCTACAGAGGATGGGATCAGTATAAGCACGGCTTTGGGCACGCAGGTGGAGAATACTGGCTGG GACTTGAGACAATTCATCTACTTACCCTAAAGAAGAACTATGAGCTGCATGTAGATCTAGAGGACTTTCAAGGAAATAAGGTCTATGcaaaatacaaatcatttgGCATTTCTCCAATGGCTATAAATGCAGAACTGGATGGCTACAAGCTGCACGTGTCTGAATTTGAAGACGGCGGTGCAG GGGATTCCTTGTCCTACCACAGTGGATCAAAATTCTCAACCTTTGACAAAGATCAAGATTCATATGAAGGAAACTGTGCGGTCAGCTATGCAGGAGCATACTGGTACAACTCCTGCTACAACTCCAACCTTAATGGACTATATACGTGGGGAGAAGAAGCGCAAATCGGATGCAACTGGAGGTCTTGGAAAGGCTTTAAATCGATCAAAAGCATCTCAATGATGATGAGACCAGTGAATCTAGAATGA